From the genome of Pelosinus fermentans DSM 17108:
ATCTCAACGTTTTGGTAAGTCAAGTAGTGGCAAATCAATCATTATTGCTACTACAGAGGGAAACCAATCAATACCTGGTAATGATGATATAAAGATTGGATTAAATATTTATACGAAATAATAATGATCAATACTACCTAAACATTAAAGTCGAAAGAAGGCGAATGGTATGTACAATTGGCTAAGCAAACTCAATGATAGATAGAAACTACAAAGCACTATTATTCTTGAAAAGCGGCATTATGAAACCATACATGTCCTAACTGCTGTTTGCTTCTACCGCGATTTTTCCTTTCTCGTATGGGTTTTGCTGGAATTCCAGCTACAAACGTGTTTGGATCCACACTTTTCGTTACTACCGATCTTGCAGCGACGACTGCTTGTTCACCCACCACGATACCTGGCAATAGCATGGAATGAGAGAAAACTTTAGCAAAGTCCTCTACTTTCACCGGTGCATAAATTCTTTTCCCGTGATTGTATTCAAGATGCGAATGGGTGTAAATTTCCACTTTTTCAGTTAATGTTACAAAATTGCCAAGAGTAATTCCTCCTTTACCATCGAGGAATACTTCGCGATTTAGAAAAACATCATCGCCTACTTCGATGTTTTGACCAAAATTAAATCGTACACCCTCCATGGCGATGAAATTTTTTCCGCATTTTTTAAATAATTTTTGGGCGAGAATGCGGCGAAAGGGGACAGCAAAATTAGTAATTAAACTAAGCGGCAATTTGTCAAATATCTCCCAGAGTAAATGCAGGAATTTCTGTTCCAGTGTAAGAGGCAGAACCTTAATTTGGGGCAAATATTCGTCGTATAATTTAAATTCATCAAATAATTCCTTGGGAAATAAATGGGTCGCGTTAATTAATTCTAAAATTGTGCAGGTTTTTTTCTCATCTAATCCGCTTTGAACGATGGATTCAATATTCGACAGTTTATTCTCAATATTCATAAATACCTCCCAAGCTATATGATATCGAATATGAAAGTGATCTTCCATTAACCTTAACACTCCAGAACATTCATTCTGGCATCACGATTACAATCCATTGTTGAGTAATATAGAAATAGGTTATTCTTTGTATCCTTTTAAGATACTTTAAATTCGGATACCAAACTATATAGACGATCGGAGATTTCGACCAATTGTTTGGTAGAATCAACAATTGCCTGCATTCCAGCAGCCTGTTCCTCTACGGCAGCTGCTACTTGCTGTGTAGAAGCAGATGTCTGTTCTGTAATTGCAGCAGCATTTTCTATATCTGCCATAGTGTATTGTACTTCTTCGTTCATGATGCATGCAGCGGAAGATACGTTATCGACAACCACAATAATCTCACTGACGGCCTTTTCGATATCGTCAAAATGAGTCCCAGCCTGAATGGCTATTTCCATACTATCGGTAATTTCCTGAGAACCCTTATTCATACTCTCGGTTATGGAGGCAATCTGTTCCTGAATGCCGTTGATAAGCTGAGCTATTTGCTGGGCTGCACCACCGGACTGCTCAGCCAGTTTTCTAACTTCATCTGCAACAACGGCAAACCCGCGACCTGCTTCACCCGCTCTGGCTGCCTCAATGGCGGCGTTAAGAGCCAACAGATTTGTCTGTCCGGCAATGCCGGTAATGACTTCAATAATGTTGCCAATTTCAGAAGACTGCGCTAATAGCAGCTGGCTTTCTTGTAAGTTACTGTTATTATGCTTGACGAATACGCTCATACTTTCCACTGTTTGTTTTACGGATTGAAGACCGATGGAACTTACATCCTGTGACCTTTTAGCGACTTGGAGCATTTCATGGCATTTGTCAGTAACTGTTTTTCCAGATTCACCTACTTGCTTAGTCTTATTGGCAGCGTCTGATACATGGGCTGCCTGCTGGTCGGCACCTTGAGCCAGTGCCTGCATTGTCATGGTCACTTCCTCTGTCATTTTGCCTGTATCTTGGCAAGCGTCGGCTACGTCACGGGAAAGACGCTTTATCTTTTCCGATTCATCGGTTATATTATTTACCACTCCCCGCAAGGTTGAGACGGTATTGCTGAAGGCATAAGCCAGCCTGCCAATTTCGTCTTGAGAGTCAATTTGGATGGAAGCAGTTAAATCTCCGGCTGCCACCTGGTCGGCGAACTTGCTGAGTTGCCTAAAAAGGCGGCCAACAGCGAAATAAATGATTATCGACATGAGTGCGATGATAATCACTGTGATCAGCAGCATCATTGTGAGTATTTTATTCGCTGACGCGAAAAGCTCATCCTCGAAAACAACATTGGCGACTGTCCAGCCTGCTATTGGAATGGGGTTATAAAAAACAATTTTTTTATCTGTTCCATCGGTATAGCGGAATATGCCGGGTTTGCCTCCGGTAATCAGTTCGCCAAGTTTACGGATATTTTCGTTATCAACATTTGATATTTTTTCCTTCATAGCCCACTCCGAATTAGGATGAACAACGAAGGTGCCGTCTTGTGCCAAGAGAAACCCATACCCTTTTTCTCCATACTTCAACTGCTGGGTTATTTGCTGGATTGTTTCAATCGTCAAACTTGCACCAGCGCCAGCTGTTACGTTTCCTTGATTATCTTTTCGATAGGCAATCATAAGCACCATGTTTTTATCATATGCCTGAGAATATGCCGGCTTATAAATCGCATCATAAGGAATACCACCGGTACGGGAAAATCGCTCCCCTGCTTCTAACGCACCACCTTTTGCCCATGGAGTAGTCTTTAATACTCTTGCCTTAACATCATAAAAACGGGCTGTCAGTTTACTTAAAGCTTCAGGATTGCTGTATTCCTGAGGTTCTAAGAAGTTGACGATATGTAGAGCTGCATATTGGTTGGGATATGCTTCATTGATAAATTTCCAACGGGATAGCAGGAGTTCATCAATCAGTTTTATGGATTCATCCTCCCGTTTAAGATCAAGTTGTGGATTCGTCTGCAATATTCGTGCAACCATCGGACTTTCAGCTGTTTCACGTACTTCACCAAGCCGCCCGGTCAACCAGGTATTCATATGGTCGGCGGCTTCGCCGGTTCTAAGCATCATAGAGTCAGTTAATTCCGATTCAATTACCTTATGAAACTGCCAATAAGCAACCCCGGTCAAAGAAAGTAAGCCAATAATAATCACTGGTAATATTATGGCCAGCAGTTTAAATTTAAAAGACAAGTTTTTCATCGTTTAAAACCTCCAAAAAATTGATCAATTGCTATAAATTAAAATTATTTTATATTAGATTACAATGGTGAAGTATTCAAACTGATTACAAACTTAATAAATGCTCAGTCCTTAATACCCAATATCCAAACTTTCCAGTCTCCCGAACTGCGAATGCCGGTAGATTACATGATCCAATACTGCCCTTATCTCCTCAGCCATGTCCACAAACTCACAACCAAAGTTGTTATACTGCTGCCAGGTGACATTTGCGGCAAGATCAATATGTCCTAGTTCTTTAGATAAACACAGTCGTACTTGCGAATGAATCTCTAATGGCTGCTCTACTTGCAGTAATATTCCTTCCATACTGATATTAATTGCAGTGGCATGTATTGGTAAAAATATACAACCTGCATTTGACATAAATACATCGCTCCATTCTTAGGTTTAATATAGCTATAAATAAAACCTGCCACGTAGCTGACTGGCATTTGACCTTTCCTGTGACACTAGCCTGATAATCAAGATGTTTTCACCTTTAGACCTAACGTTTTCCATGTACAAAATTTGCCAGTCATAATTTTACTGTAATGTATTTGTATATAAAATACAATTGACTTAACAAAAATGTAATTTATTATTAATGTGGGACACGGGGACAGGATGTTTGTCCCAAAAGATAGAAGAGGCAGAAAATAAAAAAATGCAGCAAATATGACATAACTTGTCTTATCTGCTGCATACTAAGTTGGGTGATAAAAATGAGAAGCAACCGAATATTTGAGATCACAACCATATTGCTTAATAAAGGAACAATTACCGCCAGAGAACTTGCCAGCCGTTTTGGTGTTTCAACAAGGACAATTTATCGGGATATTGATATGCTTTCCTCCTCTGGCGTGCCTGTGTATATGAATAAAGGCAATGGCGGGGGCATACATATCCTGGAGAATTACACGTTAAACAGGGCGATTTTTTCGGAGCGGGAAAGCAAGAACCTGCTGATGGCGGTTAAAACCCTGCAGGCAACTCAATACCCAGAATTAGATATCGCCCTTGAAAAAATGGGGGCAATATTTAAGAATGCTTCCAATCATGATTGGGTAGAAGTCGATTTTTCTCCTTGGGCAAGTTCGCCCAATGAAAAAAACAAATTTAACGACATCAAGCGGGCTATGCTGGAGCGAAATGTCATTCGATTCGAATATGTGAACGGAGAAGGCCATCGGAGCAGCCGGCTGGCGGAACCGGAAAAGCTTATTTTTAAAAACAATGCATGGTATCTGGTAGCCTTCTGCCGGCAGCATCAGGAGCACAGAACCTTTCGAATATCCAGACTGAAAAAACTGGACATCCTAGCAGAGAATTTTGAGAAAAAAGTGTTGCCGAAACCGAGAGTGGAAGAATGGAATACTGCCCCACAGTCGTTAACTCCATTGAAGCTTTGCTTTAAGGCACAAGTCATAAATCGAGTATATGATTATTTTGATGATTCGTTTCTTATTCCAAACGACGATGGAAGTCTTACTTTAGTGGCAGAGTTTCCTGAAGATGAATGGCTTTACAGTTATATCCTATCATTTGGCAGTTCTGTGGAGGTAATTGAACCGGAATATATGCGTAAAATCATTGCAGAACGAATACGACAAGCATTACAACTGTATGAATTGTGACTAGGATCAGGACTCTCTTATTGCCGGAACCTGTCCGTCCCAGTGAAGAGGGCGGACGACAGCCTATGTTTTCAAATGGCTTTATTTGTGCCAATTGGGATCGGATATCATTCTTTGCCGCTTCTATTTCCCATCAAAAGCAATAACCAATAGTTGGTGATGGTGGATAGGTACCAAACAAGAGCTGAATAAAATTAGATGGATTAAGCATACTAAAGGATGATACAAACAGAAAGAAAGGAGAGAATCATATGTTTAGCTTACGCCCCTATCGTCAGAATCATGGACATCAAAAAAATGCACTGAGTAAATTTGCGCGCAATTTTTTAGGAGATGATTTTGAAGCGCTCTTTGACAATGGAGATAACTTCCCCAGTTCATTTCAAGTAGATCTGCGAGAAACTGATAAGCAATATGTATTAGAAGCAGATCTGCCTGGTATTAATAAAGAGGATATAAGCCTGCGTTATGAAAATAATTATTTAACAATCAGTGCGAGCAGAAATGAGACGCAAGAAGTAAGAGGTGAAAAAGATTATGTTCGCCGGGAAAGACGGTTTGGTCAGTTGCAACGGAACTTTTATATAGACAACATTCAAGAGGATCAAATTGATGCCAAATTTGATTACGGCGTTCTTACGGTTACCTTGCTAAAATCAGATAACGCTCAGGCAAAGCAGGGCAATATCCCTATACAATAATCCTTAGAGCATGAATGAAAGATTTCAATATTCCCTTTATGTATATAGGTAATGATTACTCATGTTTTTAAAACGTGGGTAATTTTTTTATTTTAGCCGATTACACATTATGACAGAAAATGTCTGTTTCCTATATTGTGGATTAGATCGTAGCCCAAAAATATATTTTACAGGAAATAACTTGGACTGTGTTGAAGGGAACAGTAGGATTACTTGCTCGTGAGGGAGGGAAGTTAAATATGCAGTTTGAAAAAACATCGGCATTTTATCCTCAGAAAAATAATAGTTCCGATAAAAATTTTGATTTTTATGGGGTTCTAGATTCGATTGCAGTTCCAATATTTATTAAAGATAGTACGGGTATCTATATGAATTGCAATAAAGCATATGAAAAATTTATGGGATTAAGCAGGGATGAAATTATCGGCAAATCAGCATATCATATACTTCCTAAGAATGTAGCGGATAGGTACTTTGCAAAAGACAAAGAACTGTTTGAGCAAGAAAATGAGCAGATATATGAAAGTCGGGTTACAATCAAAGGGGTGAGTCGTGATGTAATTTTCCGCAAATCAATTTATCGCAATGCAGTAGGTGCTGCTTGCGGCTTAGTGGGAGCAATAATTGACATAACTGAGCAAAAGCAGGCAGAGAAGCTATTGCAGGAACGAATTGCTCTTGAAAAGATTGTGTCAACGATATCAGCAGATTGTATCAAGACTAACTCAAATCCTGCTGCGTTAATGCTTTCTGCATTACATTTAATTAGTCGATCTATGGGTGTTGAAAATAGTTACATCTTTATTACTTCTGATGATGGCAGGAATATGAATCAAGTGTATCATTGGAATGTGACTGTTGGTAATAGTGTTATCTTAGATATAAATTCTTCAAAGCAAAACGTAGTGACTCATTGGAAGATAATTAAAGGCATTGTCCAGGGACTGGATACTGCACAAGAATATACCACCCATTATGAGCTTCATAGTAATACAGCAAAACGAATAATTTTTCCTTTAAAGAATGGGAACCAATGGCTGGGAGCCTTTAATCTAGAGTGGGCAAAAGACCAATGTATTGAGCTGGGTAATGAGCATACCACACTACTCAAACTGTTAGCAGAAGTATTTGTAGGTATGTTGCAGCGTCAGCAAACAGAAGAATTCTTAAGAGTGAGCGAAGCAAACAATAAAACGCTCCTTGAAGCTATACCTGATATAATGGCGGTTGTTACACCGGATTTAAACATAGAATACTTTAAAATTGGGCGGGAACATGAACATTTTGAGGATGTTGGTGATCCTAGCTCTTTTATCGGCAAAACAGTTAGTGAAGTTTTGCCTCAGGATGTTGCAAAACTGTTTATGGAAAACATTGTACTAACTTCCCAAACAAAGACCGTCACTAGCTTTGAATATCAAATAACACATAATCAGGAGATCAGGTGCAGAGAAGTTCGTAGTATTGGCATTTCCGATGGGAAAATATTGATGATGATTCGTGATATTACCCATAAAAAATTGATGGCAGAAACGCTTATCAAGCGGAATGCAGAAATTAAAGAGGCTCTTGCCAATCTAAAGCAGACGCAATTGAGTTTGGTTCAGCAAGAAAAATTGGCTGGGATAGGACAATTAGCCGCAGGGGTGGCCCATGAAATTAATAATCCACTGGGCTTTGTTCTCAGTAACTTTGACAGTTTAAAGCAGCACTTAATTAAGATTAAAGATGTATACAATAAATATCGAGAATTAAAAGAGCGGGTATTGGAATCGGATATCCAAGAGTTGCAAGAGTTAGCGGAGCAGCTTACCCTTTTTGAAAACCAGAAAAAAATTGATTATATTTTTGATGATCTGGAGCCAATTATTCAGGAATCGAATGATGGGCTAAAGAGATTAATGGACATAGTAAAAGCACTAAATTTATTCTCAAGAGTAGATAAAAGTAGTGAATTTGAAGGTTATGATTTAAACAGCGGTATCAAAACTACCCTAATTATTGCGAAACATGAGATCAGATATGTTGCGGAAATTGAACTTGATTTAAGAGAACTGCCCGAAATACAAGCTTCATCAGGACAAATAAATCAGGTCCTTTTGAATATCATCATAAATGCGGCTTATGCAATTAAGGAAAAGCAAATGGACAAACTGGGAATGATTAAAATTACCAGTTATTATGATCAGCAATATGTGTATTGTTCCATTCGGGATAATGGCCTCGGTATGACAGAAGAAACGCTAAAGAATATTTTTAATGCATTTTTTACCACCAAGCCGATTGGACAAGGTACAGGGCTTGGACTTAGTATTTCCTATGACATTATTGTAAATAAGCATAGTGGTGATATATCCGTTACCAGTGAAAAAACGATTGGAACAACATTTATTATCAAACTACCGCTATCCATTACAAAAAATGCTGAACATAATAGCATAAACGATAAAAATCCCTATACCAATTAAAAGTGGTATAGGGATTTTTATCGTGGTTCATGTGAAGAACAGTACCATACCAATAGTATGAGGCAATTCAGCAGAAGTTTCACTCTCGGATCGTTTTTCAATTATTCTTCTGCATTGTAAATTTTACCGCTATTTGCAGGCAGTTTAATAGTGAAAGATGTGCCGCTGCCGGGTTCGCTATCAACGGTAAGCTCTCCGCCATGATTTTTTACGACAATATCGTAGGCAACACTAAGTCCGAGCCCTACACCGCTGCCGACATCTTTAGTTGTAAAGAAAGGATCAAATATTCGGTTACGATGTTCTTTCTTTATTCCAGGACCATCATCACTTATTTTACACATGACATACTCATCAGCATGATATGCCTTGATGGTGATTTTCCCCATAGACTTCCTACTTTGATTTTTCACAGCATGTATGGCATTTAGTAAAATGTTTAAGATGACTTGGCCAATTTGCCCCTTGTTGCAGAATAAATACAAGGGAACTTCGATTTGTTTATCTATATCTGCGATACATTTTGTTTCGTGCTTTACGATTAAAAGGGCCTCCTCAGCGATTTGGCTGAGATCATTGTACGCTATTTCATTTTCCGTACCGGTTTTAGCTAAATTTATTAAGCTTTGAACTATTTTTGTCACTCGCTCCACTCCATCCCTCGACTCCAAAATTACTGAAGTGAGATCATCAAGGACAAAATCGATCTTTTGCTTTTGCTCAATATCCGCAATCGCAGCTTTCTCCCGCAGCAGAAGTTCATGATTTATATTTGCATCAATAGGAAGTTGCACGAAATTTCTATATAGCAGGATTAGATTTCTAATTTTTTGGATATAGCGGTTCATTGTATCCAGGTTACTGGAAATGAAACCCATAGGATTATTAATCTCATGTGCGATCCCAGCGGCAATTTCGCCAAGCGCTGTAAGCTTTTCTTTTTGTATTAGATTAAATTGGGTGTCTTTCAGTTTATGAGTCATAGCTTGGAGTTTCTTATATTGAGTGGTTACGGTATCATTCGTTTTTTGTAAAGCAATTATATTTCTCCTGGCTTTTATAGAAGCATTCATTCGTGCGACAAACTCTATAAGGTCAATAGGCTTATAAATATAATCATTTGCACCATTTTCAAAACACAATTTAAAAACTTCTTTATCAATGATTTCCGTAAGAATTATAATCTGTATATCATTATATTCTTTCTTACTTCTGATATTTTTTAGAATGTTAATCCCCTTTATTTGGGGTATTATGATCTCCAGTAAAACGATGTCTATATTATACTCTTTCATCTTCGGGGCAATCTCATCGGGTGAACTACACAAAAAAACATGGCTATCAGTTATATGAGTCTGGATTAATTCTTGGGTAATTCTAAGATTAATTTTTTCATGACCGGCTATCAGTATATTCATAATTCACCGTGCTTTCCTTATTGGGTGGTAAGATCAGGATAAAAATCAGATTATGTTATAGATTATTCTTTAAGCTGCATTAATGAAGTATCTTTAATCAATTCGGTGTTATATTGTTCGTTCCTGCAAATTAACATAAAGATTTAATTCCCTGGAGAGAACGTCGCTTTACGTAAGAAAAGGATAGTGGAACAAGATGTCGAAATTCACATATAGGAAAGAATTGCTAAATTGACATAGAATCCGAGGAATGATAGAGGGAAGTATCTTATAAGGAGTAAAAATGAAACAAAATAAAGTTTTATTTGTTGATGATGAATTTAATGTTTTAAATGCAATCAAGAGAGCAATTATTGAAGAATCCTATAAACCTTTTTTTGCTGTAAGCGCCGCAGAAGCACTCGAGATCATGGAGGAACAAGATATTAGCGTGGTTGTAACCGATATGCGTATGCCGGTTATGGATGGATTATCTTTATTAAAAATTATCAAGGAAAAATACCCAAGAACAGTACGGGTCGTTTTGTCGGGATTTACGCAATTGTCTCAGATGCTTGTAACCATAAATCAAGGAGAAATCTTTAAATTCATCACTAAACCTTGGATAACAGAGGAAGACTTTCTTCCTGTAATTAGGCAAGCAATTGAATATTACAATCTTCAAATGGAAAAAGACAATTTAAGCAAAAGCTTGGAACAGAGGAATCTTGCATACCAAAAGATACTGCGGGCAATGGAGCAAAAGCAGGCGCAAGAAAAAGAAGGGTTGCATAATTTACATGAAATAAACGAATGGATTTTTTCTTACTGGCGGAAAAATATCAGACTCGTCATTGATGAGTCCACAGAAAAATTAACTGCATTAGACGAATTTATTGATGTAGTAGAAGAAACGTATTTAACATACTTAAGCCAATTGTCGACAGCAGTGGATGTTAGGACTACTTCTAATTTAATCAATAATATTGCAAAGAACTGCAATACTCGTTTATTTATTAACAATGCTGCAAATTCTGAGTTTACAACCAAGGGAAAGCATGAATATCTATTAATGATGTTTAGAATATTGGTTCATCATATTCCAGAACAATATAAAAGAATTAGTTGTGAATTGCTTCATAAAAGTCTAGCGGCGGAGACCTTAGAGTTGGATTTCTATATTGACTTACAGCGTTATCAGCTTAGTGTTAGTGAAAAGCATAAGTTGAAAATATCTTGTGCTCTATTGAATAAGATTGGGAATTTCGACAAAATGACTGCTTCCCTTGAATATACAGGAGATAAACTAAACGGTATTCGTGTGACCTGGGAGGTAGGTACACCTAGTTTTAAATAAAGTTTAGAAGCTATAGAACTGTGAAAATAACTCCATAAATTTGAAAAAAGAAGTGATCATTCTTCATTGCAAGAGGATCACTTCTTTTTTCAATTTATTTATAACGTTCTACATAATTTGCTAAATTTCTGGCACCTTTATTAATTTCTTCTAAATTTGCAGATATTTCTTGTGTAGCTGCTGCCTGTTCCTGGCTAACAGAGCTGGTAACTTCAATTGATTTATAGAGAAACAGCTTTACTCATTTCTTGCAGTGTTGCCTGTATCTGCTTTGTTGCTTCCTGGGACTGATCAGCAAGCTTTCTAACTTCTCTGCAGAAAGTTATATATTGCAAAAAATACACGTTTTAAAAAGGGATTTTTTTCAAGTAAAGAGTCCATTGCGCTGCGTTTTGTAGAGGTTTGAGAGAATTACCGTGCTTTGTAATAATGTGAAATAGAATCTTGTTTTGACAAAAAAAGAAAATAATGCTTATTATGTAAAAAAATAGCAGGAATTAGTGCTTGTAAAAGAGAATCTACCATAATCTGATAATAAGGTATATTATGGTAAATGTTCTTTGAATTTGACATAATGATAATAATATAAAACAAATTAAAGTTATCGTTTCTAACAGGATCAATGAACCTGTTCCCGTGCACTTAAGGAGGAATTTTTTTGACTGATATGAAGGGAAAGATCGTACTTGTCACTGGCGCCAGTTCAGGAATTGGGCGGGCCACGGCGGAACTGATGGCGTCTCGGGGGGCAATGGTCGTAATCAACTATAATACCAACAAACAAGGTGCGGAAGAAACATGGCAAAGTATTAAGAAAAACGGCGGCGAAGGCGTAGTCATTCAGGCGGATGTTACCAAAAAGGACCAAGTCGAAGCTATGTTTGATAAGATACTTCGTCTTTACGGGGCGGTTCATGTTCTGGTCAATAACGCTGGTTCTGGGGTAAAGTCAAGTACCTTCATGGAAATCAGCGAGGCATTATGGGACGAAACGTATGATATCAATATAAAAAGCATTCTCTTTTGTTCACAGGCAGCATTAAAAGATATGCTGCCAAGAAAGAGCGGCAAGATTATTAATATTTCATCTGGTGCGGCCCGCATTGGCGGGGCTGGTGAAAGCATTCATTACGCTTCTGCTAAAGGTGCGGTAAATACGTTAACCCTAGGCATGGCCAAAGAATTTGCCGAAGAGGGAATTATCATTAATGGAGTGGCTCCGGGAATGATAGACACTCCTTGGCATGCCAAATTTTCATCAGTCGATCGGCTGTCAAAATTTCTTGGCGGTATTCCTCTGAAACGCGCCGGAACAGCGAAAGAAATTGCGGAAGTAATAGCCTTTCTCGCGTCAGACGCTGCTAACTATATTCTAGGGGAAATCATCACCGTAAGTGGTGGCAGGTAAAGTAGGAGTATGGGGACAGAACTTTTGCCCAAGGAGTAATTGGGGATTTATCATTTATGTACCAAAATGAGTCTGAAAATTGGAGAAGGAGGTAATTTAGATTGGGGAAAAAGAATCTTATTTGGACGGTCGTGTGTTTATTTTTTAGCTTGCTGCTACTAGGAGGTTGCTCCTCGATGCAAGATAAGACGGTATCGACGAAACTGCAATACCCTGATAGACCAATTACCATTATCGTACCTTTTAGTGTAGGGGGTGGTATCGATTTAACTGCCCGGTCATTAGAAAAATTTGCGCCTCAATATTTAAAACAGCCCTTAGTGGTGGTGAATAAGCCGGGAGGGGCAGGTGCAATTGGTTGGAATGAGTTATCGGTCGCAAATCCCGATGGGTATACACTTGGCATAACTAGTTTGGATATATTATTGTTACCGTCATATGGGTCGACGAAATATAATTATCCAACTGCATTAGACCCCCTTGCACAGATTGCATCATTGCCTATGGTACTGGCAGTTCAAGCTAATCAACCATGGAAAACAATGGATGAAATAATTGAGTATGCTAAAAAAAATCCAGGGCAATTAAAGTTCGGTCATGTTGGGGTGGGATCTTTTACTCATTTACTGGGGGAAATGTTTGGTCAAGAGGCAAGTATAGCGATTGAGCAAGTTCCTTTCACGGGAGCTGGGGAAGTAACGGCCGCGTTATTGGGGGGACATATTCAACTTACGTTTATTAATCCTATGGTAGTCAAAGGACATGCTAAAGATGGGATGGTAAGAGTTCTAGCTGTGACCAGCGAACAACGGATGAGTGATCCCGTATTTGCAGAGGTTCCTACGTTTAAAGAGCAGGGACTTGATATTGTTATAAGCAACTGGTATGGCGTGGCAGCTCCTAAAGAAATGCCAGATGAAGTAAAGGATAAGCTGGCAGAAGGTTTCAAAGCGATTATTAGCGATCCTCAATTTATAAAGAATATGACGAATATTGGGATGCAAGTAGACTATTTAGGACCAAAAGAGTCACAGCTTAAATGGTTGTCTGATAACGAGAAACTCGCTAAAATATTAAAACAAACAGATGTTTTGGATAAAATTAAAGCACAAAAGAAGTAAATAAATATAACAAGGCATTTTTAGAACTGGCTGAGTAATATCTTGAGTTTGCTCATAGCGAAGCTAATGGATGCGCAGTAAAGAATTCAAGCAAGGAGGAAATCATAAAAGGCTTTATATATAAAGCTAAAACATAGAGACAAAAATGGTAAAATAAATGTTTATATATGGAAAAACTTAGCAGGATTTAGCTTTACTTAAGAGAAGATACCCATTAATCTACCTTGTTAGTGGATTTATGAGTATCTTCTCTTACTATTTGACACAGCGATGAAATGATGATGAACGATAAAGCATTCTAGATTCCATAAGAAGTCGAAATATTCATACTTTAATTATATTGGAAGTAATTTACTTTCTCTATTAGGAATAAATATAAAGGGTAATGATGTTGTACAAATCCAAAAAAAGAAAAAGGGAGGCAGATTATTATGGTAAAAATACTAATTTTTCTAATCTGGATGGGTAGCACCTTTGGTTTTATGGCGTACATGATTTATCGCAGGTATAAAAACACGCTGCATGGGAAACCCGAT
Proteins encoded in this window:
- a CDS encoding PAS domain-containing protein, with the protein product MQFEKTSAFYPQKNNSSDKNFDFYGVLDSIAVPIFIKDSTGIYMNCNKAYEKFMGLSRDEIIGKSAYHILPKNVADRYFAKDKELFEQENEQIYESRVTIKGVSRDVIFRKSIYRNAVGAACGLVGAIIDITEQKQAEKLLQERIALEKIVSTISADCIKTNSNPAALMLSALHLISRSMGVENSYIFITSDDGRNMNQVYHWNVTVGNSVILDINSSKQNVVTHWKIIKGIVQGLDTAQEYTTHYELHSNTAKRIIFPLKNGNQWLGAFNLEWAKDQCIELGNEHTTLLKLLAEVFVGMLQRQQTEEFLRVSEANNKTLLEAIPDIMAVVTPDLNIEYFKIGREHEHFEDVGDPSSFIGKTVSEVLPQDVAKLFMENIVLTSQTKTVTSFEYQITHNQEIRCREVRSIGISDGKILMMIRDITHKKLMAETLIKRNAEIKEALANLKQTQLSLVQQEKLAGIGQLAAGVAHEINNPLGFVLSNFDSLKQHLIKIKDVYNKYRELKERVLESDIQELQELAEQLTLFENQKKIDYIFDDLEPIIQESNDGLKRLMDIVKALNLFSRVDKSSEFEGYDLNSGIKTTLIIAKHEIRYVAEIELDLRELPEIQASSGQINQVLLNIIINAAYAIKEKQMDKLGMIKITSYYDQQYVYCSIRDNGLGMTEETLKNIFNAFFTTKPIGQGTGLGLSISYDIIVNKHSGDISVTSEKTIGTTFIIKLPLSITKNAEHNSINDKNPYTN
- a CDS encoding hybrid sensor histidine kinase/response regulator, whose amino-acid sequence is MNILIAGHEKINLRITQELIQTHITDSHVFLCSSPDEIAPKMKEYNIDIVLLEIIIPQIKGINILKNIRSKKEYNDIQIIILTEIIDKEVFKLCFENGANDYIYKPIDLIEFVARMNASIKARRNIIALQKTNDTVTTQYKKLQAMTHKLKDTQFNLIQKEKLTALGEIAAGIAHEINNPMGFISSNLDTMNRYIQKIRNLILLYRNFVQLPIDANINHELLLREKAAIADIEQKQKIDFVLDDLTSVILESRDGVERVTKIVQSLINLAKTGTENEIAYNDLSQIAEEALLIVKHETKCIADIDKQIEVPLYLFCNKGQIGQVILNILLNAIHAVKNQSRKSMGKITIKAYHADEYVMCKISDDGPGIKKEHRNRIFDPFFTTKDVGSGVGLGLSVAYDIVVKNHGGELTVDSEPGSGTSFTIKLPANSGKIYNAEE
- a CDS encoding response regulator, yielding MKQNKVLFVDDEFNVLNAIKRAIIEESYKPFFAVSAAEALEIMEEQDISVVVTDMRMPVMDGLSLLKIIKEKYPRTVRVVLSGFTQLSQMLVTINQGEIFKFITKPWITEEDFLPVIRQAIEYYNLQMEKDNLSKSLEQRNLAYQKILRAMEQKQAQEKEGLHNLHEINEWIFSYWRKNIRLVIDESTEKLTALDEFIDVVEETYLTYLSQLSTAVDVRTTSNLINNIAKNCNTRLFINNAANSEFTTKGKHEYLLMMFRILVHHIPEQYKRISCELLHKSLAAETLELDFYIDLQRYQLSVSEKHKLKISCALLNKIGNFDKMTASLEYTGDKLNGIRVTWEVGTPSFK
- a CDS encoding SDR family NAD(P)-dependent oxidoreductase; its protein translation is MKGKIVLVTGASSGIGRATAELMASRGAMVVINYNTNKQGAEETWQSIKKNGGEGVVIQADVTKKDQVEAMFDKILRLYGAVHVLVNNAGSGVKSSTFMEISEALWDETYDINIKSILFCSQAALKDMLPRKSGKIINISSGAARIGGAGESIHYASAKGAVNTLTLGMAKEFAEEGIIINGVAPGMIDTPWHAKFSSVDRLSKFLGGIPLKRAGTAKEIAEVIAFLASDAANYILGEIITVSGGR